The proteins below are encoded in one region of Sphingobacterium sp. R2:
- a CDS encoding GNAT family N-acetyltransferase: MKFVAPNTLENDHVLLRIMDPSDFEALYQVAKDPLIWEQHPNKDRWKEDVFRQFFEAALASKSAYLIYDKKNHACIGSTRYYGLDQVGQSIFVGFTFYARAYWGVGINPLVKEMMFDFAFNFVDSIFMHVGAENYRSQKAVERLGAIKVAERTVSYINEPERKNFEYVLEKSSWLRAKR, encoded by the coding sequence ATGAAGTTTGTCGCCCCCAACACGCTCGAAAATGATCATGTTTTATTGAGGATCATGGACCCATCGGATTTCGAGGCGCTATACCAAGTTGCCAAGGACCCGCTGATCTGGGAACAACATCCCAATAAAGACCGTTGGAAAGAAGATGTTTTCCGCCAATTTTTTGAGGCTGCTTTGGCAAGTAAATCAGCTTATTTGATCTATGATAAGAAGAATCATGCATGCATTGGCAGTACACGGTATTATGGGCTTGACCAGGTTGGGCAATCAATTTTTGTTGGATTTACCTTTTATGCGCGCGCTTATTGGGGGGTGGGCATTAATCCTTTGGTAAAAGAGATGATGTTTGACTTTGCTTTCAATTTTGTAGACAGCATTTTTATGCACGTTGGTGCAGAGAATTATCGTTCGCAGAAGGCTGTGGAACGCTTGGGGGCAATCAAAGTCGCGGAGCGGACCGTGAGCTACATAAATGAACCTGAAAGGAAGAACTTTGAATATGTGCTGGAGAAATCTTCTTGGCTGCGCGCCAAGAGATAA
- a CDS encoding sulfite exporter TauE/SafE family protein — MTILTFTIILLLGAYVAGLLGSLTGLGGGVVVIPLLTLFFHVDIRYAIGAALLASIATSSGAATAYVKEGITNIRLGMFLEIATTIGAVIGAVIAIYMPTNTIAIIFGFVLIFSAAMTVRKKNEHAHAGGSPLAEKLKLNSTYPVEGKLIPYKLTNIVGGFSLMGVAGVISGLLGIGSGSLKVLAMDSMMKIPFKVSTTTSNFMIGVTAAASAVVYLQRGYMDPGIAFPVILGVLGGAITGSKLLKRMNPKTLRIIFAVAITFVALEMIFNGFQHKF; from the coding sequence ATGACTATTCTCACATTTACAATCATCCTTCTCTTAGGTGCTTATGTAGCAGGGTTATTAGGATCGCTGACAGGCTTAGGGGGTGGGGTCGTTGTGATACCTTTATTAACACTCTTCTTTCATGTTGATATTCGCTATGCCATTGGAGCAGCCCTGCTTGCTTCAATCGCCACTTCTTCTGGTGCTGCAACAGCTTATGTCAAGGAAGGCATTACCAATATCCGGCTAGGTATGTTTTTAGAAATCGCTACCACCATTGGGGCGGTCATTGGCGCTGTTATCGCCATTTATATGCCGACCAATACCATCGCCATAATCTTTGGTTTTGTACTGATCTTCTCTGCAGCGATGACTGTACGTAAGAAAAATGAGCACGCGCACGCTGGCGGTTCCCCGTTAGCTGAAAAACTGAAGCTAAACAGTACCTATCCAGTTGAGGGGAAATTAATCCCCTACAAGCTAACCAATATTGTGGGAGGTTTTTCATTGATGGGTGTGGCGGGCGTTATCTCCGGTTTATTGGGGATCGGTTCCGGATCCCTTAAAGTACTTGCAATGGATAGCATGATGAAAATTCCATTTAAAGTCAGTACAACAACGAGTAACTTTATGATCGGTGTTACCGCAGCAGCTTCTGCAGTGGTGTATCTGCAAAGAGGTTATATGGATCCCGGTATTGCATTTCCGGTAATTTTAGGCGTATTAGGCGGCGCCATTACAGGATCTAAGCTCCTAAAACGTATGAATCCAAAGACTTTACGTATCATTTTCGCTGTCGCCATAACATTCGTGGCCTTAGAGATGATTTTCAACGGATTCCAGCATAAATTTTAA
- a CDS encoding sigma-70 family RNA polymerase sigma factor, whose translation MNPSEIEFLRLIDENKGILVKVSRMYMDDHDGRQDLYQEIVYQLWKSYGTFKRQSKFSTWMYRVALNTAMVFLKKEKKHQIYDALDERHDAADEGYDADKDEQLKVFYQAVQELNAIEKALIFLFLEGQSHREIAENLGISEVNARVKLNRTKERIQQIIKKYNYEF comes from the coding sequence GTGAACCCATCGGAAATAGAATTTCTTAGACTGATTGATGAGAATAAAGGTATTCTCGTTAAGGTGAGCCGTATGTATATGGATGATCACGATGGGCGGCAGGACCTGTATCAGGAAATAGTCTATCAATTGTGGAAATCCTACGGAACATTTAAGCGGCAGAGTAAATTTTCAACATGGATGTATCGTGTTGCCCTTAATACGGCCATGGTATTCTTAAAAAAGGAAAAGAAGCATCAGATTTACGATGCGTTGGACGAACGGCATGACGCTGCTGATGAAGGTTATGACGCTGATAAAGATGAGCAATTAAAAGTTTTCTATCAGGCAGTCCAGGAACTGAATGCAATCGAGAAAGCGCTGATCTTTTTGTTTTTGGAGGGCCAAAGTCATCGGGAAATTGCAGAGAATTTGGGTATATCGGAGGTGAATGCCCGGGTGAAATTGAACCGTACAAAAGAGCGAATTCAACAGATCATTAAAAAATATAACTATGAATTTTGA
- a CDS encoding Crp/Fnr family transcriptional regulator codes for MEQFREFVKQRIDVTEDELNDIVSRYQVKKIKKKEYFLRAGEICHHEAYVVSGLFKSFYITADGIEHILQFAIEDWWIGDIASFNYQEPALQNIQALENAVVLTLSKKDKDKLYKDHPIFEKLSRIMAQRAQVASQHRIISSIGFTAQERYLDFIKRYPKIYPRISNMQLASYLGVTQEFLSRLKRQLLKPNRNS; via the coding sequence ATGGAACAATTTAGAGAATTTGTAAAACAACGTATTGATGTCACAGAGGACGAACTGAATGACATCGTTTCACGTTATCAAGTCAAAAAAATAAAGAAAAAAGAGTACTTTCTACGCGCCGGTGAAATCTGCCATCATGAAGCATATGTGGTGAGCGGTCTATTTAAATCATTCTATATCACTGCCGACGGGATAGAACATATTCTACAATTTGCGATTGAAGATTGGTGGATTGGTGATATTGCGAGCTTCAACTATCAGGAGCCGGCACTACAAAACATCCAGGCGCTAGAAAACGCTGTTGTGCTTACCCTCTCAAAAAAAGATAAAGACAAACTGTACAAAGACCATCCAATCTTTGAAAAACTTTCTAGGATAATGGCACAGCGTGCACAGGTAGCATCCCAACATCGCATCATTTCGAGTATCGGATTTACTGCTCAGGAGAGATATCTTGATTTTATCAAGCGGTACCCCAAAATCTACCCTAGGATTTCAAATATGCAATTAGCATCCTATCTCGGCGTCACACAGGAGTTTCTTAGTCGCCTAAAAAGACAGCTCTTGAAGCCTAATCGAAATTCTTGA
- a CDS encoding thioesterase family protein has product MENIFYEGQIIWAQIDANRHMRHSAYADICAQARSNMLHKMGFSLDKFAEYHIGPILFREELLYFKEIHLDEYVQVKVELTKYNKNNSRFSFMHQVFRSDGTRCCTVHVDGAWLDLQKRKLTKLPEELAPLLAKIPRAEKYEETE; this is encoded by the coding sequence ATGGAAAATATATTTTATGAAGGTCAGATCATTTGGGCGCAGATCGATGCAAATAGACATATGCGCCATTCTGCTTACGCTGATATTTGTGCACAGGCCCGCAGTAATATGCTGCACAAGATGGGGTTTTCTCTCGATAAATTTGCGGAATACCATATCGGTCCCATACTATTTAGGGAAGAACTCCTGTATTTTAAAGAAATCCATTTGGACGAATATGTACAAGTCAAAGTGGAATTGACGAAATACAACAAAAACAATAGCCGGTTTTCATTTATGCACCAGGTATTTCGTTCGGACGGAACCCGCTGCTGCACAGTTCATGTCGATGGAGCATGGCTAGACCTCCAAAAACGAAAATTAACAAAATTGCCAGAAGAACTAGCGCCCCTTCTCGCCAAAATTCCCCGAGCTGAAAAATATGAAGAGACAGAATAA
- a CDS encoding AarF/UbiB family protein, translating into MFNPTKKLQRSSQILSILAKYGFKDAIARLPWKGSRASVDHPIDVDTVSVYARIRMALEELGPAFIKLGQSASTREGLLPKDLVDELKRLEDNVPPFEVDIKSYLAEELQLDIDAYFQEIVAEPFAAASIAQVYRATLLDGTQVVLKVRRPGIDELMRSDLALMRDIAKILTMYNDVLENLNLSLIVESFSMTLQEEMSLAIERHNIERFAKNFKGNKDIKVPRVYPELSSDRVLCMEYLDGFKVTDVAEIKRRGMDVQLLVKNGINLYLEQVIIHGFFHGDPHPGNMMVMPDGRIAFLDFGNMGKLLGIDRRLLEEFIQSAISEDAVRLADVIEDVAVVSHIPDRNQFERSLYEIFDMIDNVSLGDLSLDLLFNKLWKIIGDNRLYFPEYIYQLMRGISLMEGIGRQLYPDLNIMESIKPFARRIMMERLSPQAMFKKGKYKVESFVRDVEKLPEDMRALVRLFRTGNFTLNHRLISARSFNTILRKGVNRIVIGIMFMSLNLLGGMIIVARVEPKWWGIPVFAWICLGSAWVFAVYLFIAMIRAKDND; encoded by the coding sequence ATGTTTAATCCGACAAAGAAGTTACAGCGCAGTTCGCAGATCTTAAGTATATTGGCCAAATATGGTTTTAAAGACGCAATCGCTCGATTGCCATGGAAAGGGTCTAGAGCGTCAGTAGATCATCCTATTGACGTCGATACAGTTAGTGTATATGCGCGTATACGCATGGCGCTTGAGGAGCTAGGTCCGGCTTTTATCAAGCTTGGACAATCTGCTTCGACCCGGGAGGGGCTGCTGCCGAAAGATTTGGTGGATGAACTTAAGCGCCTGGAGGATAATGTTCCGCCTTTTGAAGTCGACATTAAATCCTATCTTGCAGAAGAGCTGCAACTGGATATTGACGCGTATTTTCAGGAGATTGTGGCCGAACCGTTTGCTGCAGCGTCTATCGCTCAGGTGTACAGAGCAACCTTATTAGATGGCACCCAAGTGGTGTTAAAGGTGCGACGCCCGGGTATCGATGAGCTGATGCGCAGTGATCTCGCACTCATGCGTGATATTGCCAAAATCCTGACCATGTACAATGATGTGCTGGAAAACCTTAATCTATCTTTGATTGTCGAATCTTTCTCCATGACTTTGCAGGAGGAGATGTCTTTGGCAATTGAACGACACAATATTGAGCGGTTCGCTAAAAATTTTAAGGGAAATAAAGATATTAAGGTGCCGAGAGTTTACCCCGAACTATCGTCTGATCGTGTGCTTTGCATGGAGTATCTGGATGGTTTTAAAGTTACCGATGTGGCAGAAATCAAGCGGCGGGGAATGGATGTTCAATTGCTTGTTAAAAATGGGATCAATTTGTATCTCGAACAAGTTATTATCCATGGTTTCTTCCATGGTGATCCGCATCCAGGAAATATGATGGTAATGCCAGATGGGCGAATTGCCTTTTTGGATTTTGGAAATATGGGTAAATTATTGGGCATAGACCGTAGACTGCTGGAAGAGTTTATTCAATCGGCCATATCCGAAGATGCTGTCCGGCTTGCTGACGTGATTGAAGATGTCGCTGTCGTCAGTCATATACCAGACCGGAATCAGTTTGAGCGCTCGCTTTATGAGATTTTTGATATGATCGACAATGTCTCACTTGGCGATCTTAGCTTAGATTTATTATTCAATAAACTATGGAAAATTATTGGCGACAATCGCCTGTATTTTCCAGAGTATATCTATCAGTTGATGCGGGGCATCTCACTGATGGAGGGGATAGGGCGCCAATTATATCCTGATCTCAACATTATGGAAAGCATTAAGCCCTTTGCGCGGCGCATTATGATGGAAAGGCTCTCTCCGCAGGCCATGTTCAAAAAAGGAAAATATAAAGTGGAGTCCTTTGTTCGTGATGTGGAGAAACTACCAGAAGATATGCGTGCGCTCGTTCGCTTATTCCGGACCGGGAATTTTACCCTCAACCATCGTTTGATCAGCGCCCGATCTTTCAATACGATCTTAAGAAAAGGGGTCAATCGTATCGTCATTGGCATTATGTTTATGTCGCTCAATTTGTTGGGCGGAATGATCATCGTAGCGCGAGTTGAACCGAAATGGTGGGGAATCCCAGTTTTTGCCTGGATATGCTTAGGTTCGGCTTGGGTTTTTGCAGTCTATTTATTTATTGCCATGATTCGGGCAAAAGACAACGATTAG
- a CDS encoding AAA family ATPase, whose translation MNIFDLVIADKEKIALETVFLQKESRQKLLQLIKEHRYIKELAQYGLPVSNKILLHGYSGCGKTTTAKALATSLDKPIYVLNLSNLISSRIGETSQHMKQVFDKAGREKAVLFLDEFDQIGKARISEEKDVGEMRRLVNSIIQLIDYFPAEAVLVAATNHPEILDTAIVRRFQLRLAFELPNNGQLDAYYDKLFMPFQQYAEVVPRRYGISYAEAKDYIYDAVKSLVIAALESDEI comes from the coding sequence ATGAATATTTTTGATCTGGTCATTGCTGATAAAGAAAAGATTGCTTTGGAAACGGTTTTCTTACAGAAAGAAAGTCGTCAGAAACTTTTGCAGCTCATTAAAGAGCATCGTTATATCAAAGAGCTTGCGCAATACGGCCTGCCGGTCAGTAATAAGATTTTACTGCATGGTTATTCTGGCTGTGGAAAAACCACAACCGCCAAAGCGCTGGCAACTTCGCTCGACAAACCCATTTATGTGTTAAATTTGAGCAATCTTATTTCGTCTCGTATTGGAGAGACTTCGCAACACATGAAGCAGGTCTTCGACAAAGCGGGGCGCGAAAAGGCCGTTTTGTTTTTAGACGAATTCGACCAAATTGGTAAAGCACGGATTAGTGAAGAAAAGGATGTGGGTGAAATGCGCCGCCTCGTGAATTCTATTATCCAACTGATCGATTATTTTCCTGCTGAAGCGGTATTGGTTGCTGCTACGAATCATCCTGAGATATTGGACACTGCTATCGTTCGACGTTTTCAGCTTCGTCTGGCGTTTGAGTTACCGAACAACGGGCAGTTAGATGCCTATTATGATAAACTGTTTATGCCATTCCAACAGTATGCTGAAGTCGTTCCCCGGCGTTATGGGATTTCTTATGCAGAGGCAAAAGATTATATTTACGATGCTGTCAAATCCTTGGTCATCGCAGCGCTAGAGAGCGATGAAATTTAA
- a CDS encoding DUF1634 domain-containing protein — protein MKHVFSKNYWGDKDISLLVGQILRTGVVIASSILILGGILYLIVHGQETVPNYSDFVGEGNSNTTITGIITGALSRNVPQIIQLGVLLLIFTPIVRVIGSLFGFVIEKDKLYIIITLIVLAVIIGSILSGVKG, from the coding sequence ATGAAACACGTATTTTCCAAAAATTATTGGGGAGACAAAGATATCTCGCTACTCGTCGGACAAATTTTACGAACAGGAGTTGTTATCGCTTCTTCCATTCTCATCCTGGGCGGCATCCTTTACCTCATCGTTCATGGACAAGAAACTGTACCGAATTACAGCGATTTTGTCGGTGAGGGAAACTCCAATACCACAATTACCGGAATCATTACTGGCGCATTGAGCCGAAATGTTCCCCAAATCATACAGCTCGGTGTCCTCTTATTAATTTTCACTCCTATTGTACGGGTGATTGGTTCACTATTTGGATTTGTAATCGAAAAGGACAAGCTTTATATCATCATTACATTGATCGTATTAGCTGTCATTATAGGAAGTATTCTTAGCGGCGTCAAGGGATAA
- a CDS encoding YceI family protein: MNRFFQVLAVAVLMINVAVAQVKWSADPAHTNARFDVKHLGISFVDGDFTKVEGTVETATGTSFNNAKINFSIDVNSIDTRVAARDNHLKTDDFFAAEKFPKMTLKSVSFKNAKVKGKYVMVADLTIRDVTKKVTFEVTQNGGIITDPWGKTRAGFTAKTTINRHDFGLKYNDKLPSGVEAVASDVDIIVNTELVLN; the protein is encoded by the coding sequence ATGAATAGATTTTTCCAAGTTTTGGCAGTAGCAGTATTAATGATTAATGTTGCTGTAGCACAAGTAAAATGGTCTGCAGACCCAGCGCATACAAATGCAAGATTTGACGTAAAGCACTTAGGTATCAGCTTTGTCGATGGTGATTTTACAAAAGTAGAAGGTACAGTTGAAACTGCAACAGGTACAAGTTTTAACAATGCCAAAATCAATTTTTCTATTGATGTCAACAGTATCGATACTCGTGTCGCTGCCCGTGACAACCATTTGAAAACTGACGATTTTTTCGCTGCGGAAAAATTCCCTAAAATGACATTGAAGTCTGTTAGTTTTAAAAATGCAAAAGTAAAAGGAAAATATGTGATGGTAGCGGATCTAACAATCCGTGATGTAACGAAAAAAGTGACATTCGAGGTAACTCAAAATGGGGGGATCATTACCGATCCTTGGGGCAAAACACGTGCAGGCTTCACTGCTAAAACAACAATTAACCGCCACGACTTTGGCTTGAAATACAACGATAAACTACCTTCGGGTGTAGAAGCTGTTGCTTCGGATGTTGATATCATTGTAAACACTGAATTGGTGTTAAATTAA
- a CDS encoding Hsp20/alpha crystallin family protein produces MALIKFPSKSLNTDAVNPFVNTVFDNLFNDNFISDRLVSRVPAVNISETEKSFKVEMAAPGLDKSDFKINVDKNLITISAEKKEESVSEEKLYSKKEFNYSSFSRSFTLPDTVDYSSIEAAYEGGILILTVGKKEDAIIAKRLIEVK; encoded by the coding sequence ATGGCATTAATTAAATTCCCATCAAAAAGTTTAAATACTGATGCAGTAAATCCGTTTGTAAATACAGTATTTGATAATTTATTCAACGATAATTTTATTTCAGATCGTTTGGTTTCTCGTGTTCCAGCGGTAAATATATCAGAAACCGAGAAATCTTTCAAAGTCGAAATGGCTGCGCCAGGATTAGATAAGTCTGATTTCAAAATCAATGTAGATAAGAATCTGATTACGATTTCGGCAGAGAAAAAGGAGGAAAGTGTCAGTGAAGAAAAATTATACAGTAAAAAAGAATTCAATTATTCGTCGTTCTCACGCTCGTTTACTTTGCCTGATACGGTAGACTACAGCAGTATTGAGGCTGCGTATGAAGGGGGGATATTGATTTTGACTGTAGGCAAGAAAGAGGATGCAATTATCGCTAAGCGTTTAATTGAAGTGAAGTAG
- a CDS encoding SDR family oxidoreductase translates to MEINLTGKKALIGASSTGIGAGIARVLASCGVSVTLASRNEQKLQHACESLDRSKGQVHQYLLVNYNDHEAYKKQIAHYFESNKVDILINNSNGPQAGTIAQKHLSDYQDAFELLFQNHCYTTGCALPYMQANGYGRIINVSSSTVKEPVSNLVLSNTIRTALVSWSKSLAEDVAKDGVTVNSILTGLFDTDRIQSLTDLDAQRLGISYDEALQIRLKQVPAQRLGKPEEYGYLVAFLCSTYASYLTGANIPLDGGLLKGL, encoded by the coding sequence ATGGAAATTAATCTAACTGGAAAAAAGGCTTTGATTGGAGCGAGTTCAACCGGTATAGGTGCCGGGATTGCCCGAGTGCTTGCCTCTTGTGGCGTATCGGTAACATTAGCCTCCCGAAATGAGCAAAAGCTACAGCATGCCTGTGAAAGTTTAGACCGGTCTAAAGGGCAGGTACATCAATATTTGCTGGTGAATTACAACGATCACGAAGCCTATAAAAAACAGATAGCACATTATTTTGAGTCGAATAAGGTTGATATTTTAATCAACAATTCGAATGGACCCCAAGCAGGAACCATTGCTCAAAAGCATCTTTCAGATTATCAGGACGCTTTTGAGCTCTTGTTTCAAAATCACTGCTACACGACCGGATGCGCGCTGCCCTATATGCAAGCTAACGGATATGGTCGTATTATCAATGTTTCTTCTTCTACGGTGAAGGAGCCCGTTTCTAACTTGGTATTATCCAATACTATTCGTACGGCATTGGTTAGTTGGAGTAAATCGCTGGCGGAGGATGTTGCCAAAGATGGTGTGACTGTAAACAGTATCCTGACAGGACTATTTGATACCGACCGCATACAGTCGCTAACCGATCTGGATGCACAACGTTTGGGCATATCGTATGATGAGGCGCTGCAAATACGCTTAAAACAGGTTCCGGCACAACGCCTGGGTAAACCTGAGGAATACGGCTATCTTGTCGCTTTCCTTTGCTCAACCTATGCAAGCTATCTTACCGGTGCCAATATTCCGCTGGATGGCGGTCTGTTAAAAGGTCTGTAA
- a CDS encoding CusA/CzcA family heavy metal efflux RND transporter: MNKFIKNIIAFSIKNKAFTFIWVGILAISGFISFKSMPIEAFPDVTNTQITIITQWNGRSAEEVERFVTTPIELGMSPVQKKTSIRSTTMFGLSIVKIIFDDGVDDTFARNQVNNLLRSVSLPDDVDPDVQPPYGPTGEIFRYTLHSDQRNSRDLLTLQTWVIDRALRGVPGVADINVFGGQDLVYEISTDPIKLDKFNLTPLQVFDAVSKSNLNVGGDVIEKSGQSYVVRGIGLVNSINDIENITVINQKGNPVFVKNVAEVRESAMPRVGQAGFGKNDDVVAGTIVMRKGENPREVLTAVKAKIDELNNKILPKDVKMQTFYDRDNLMDFTTHTVMHNLIEGIVLVTLMVLLFMADWRTTVIVSIIIPLALLFAFLCLKLAGMSANLLSLGAVDFGIIIDGAVVMVEGIFVMLDHKAHKLGMEKFNKMAKAGWIKQTGTGLGKAIFFSKLIIITSLIPIFSFQKVEGKMFAPLAFTLGFALLGALLFTLTLVPALSHILLNKNVRERHNPFVEFWNSVVAKGFGFTFRNKRLSMILAITLLAVVLFSAKFLGTEFLPTLNEGSLWVTAEMPMSTSLRESVKTTKLLKSTLETFPEVTGVLSQTGRSNDGTDPNGFGFVQFAVALKPKEEWTRKITMDQLIDEMDHKLKQYQGITYNYSQPISDNVAEAVAGFKAENGIKIFGDDLTTLDHLAKEVYAQIKGIQGIKDPGIILNIGQPEVSVVLDRTRMAAFNVLPADAQAVLEMAFGGKTASILYDGERKFNIRLRYAPEYRKTEKDIAQLMVPCGDGTLIPLKSIATIEKDNGAAFIYRDNIKRYIGIKFSIRDRDLGSTIAEAQQKVSKIKLPEGYSIGWTGQFENQQRATHRLAQVVPISLVVIFFLLFILFGNIKDSLLVLANVPFALIGGIIALHVTGMNFGISAGVGMIALFGICIQNGVILISEFHQNKKDGLPNDQSIYKGVKSRTRPVVMTALMASIGLLPAALSTGIGSESQKPLAIVIIGGLISATILTLLVFPIIYDIFNRKEKIQQTIAE; encoded by the coding sequence ATGAACAAATTCATTAAAAATATCATTGCCTTTTCCATAAAGAATAAAGCTTTTACCTTTATTTGGGTGGGTATTTTGGCTATTTCTGGTTTTATCAGTTTTAAAAGTATGCCTATTGAGGCATTTCCGGATGTTACAAATACACAGATAACTATCATTACCCAATGGAATGGTCGGAGTGCAGAGGAAGTCGAACGTTTTGTGACTACACCGATTGAATTGGGTATGAGCCCGGTACAAAAGAAAACGAGTATACGCAGCACGACCATGTTTGGCCTCTCCATTGTCAAAATCATCTTTGATGATGGTGTCGACGATACTTTTGCCCGCAACCAAGTCAATAACCTCTTGCGGTCTGTGAGCCTGCCAGACGATGTCGATCCCGATGTACAGCCCCCTTACGGTCCTACAGGAGAGATTTTCCGCTATACTTTACACAGCGATCAACGCAATTCACGCGACCTCCTTACTTTACAGACATGGGTCATTGACCGGGCGCTGCGGGGTGTCCCCGGCGTAGCCGATATCAATGTTTTTGGCGGACAAGATTTGGTTTACGAAATCAGTACGGACCCTATAAAACTTGACAAATTTAATCTGACACCTTTACAGGTATTTGATGCCGTGAGCAAAAGTAACCTGAATGTCGGTGGAGATGTCATCGAAAAAAGCGGTCAATCCTATGTAGTACGCGGTATTGGTCTAGTCAACTCAATCAATGACATCGAAAATATCACCGTAATCAATCAAAAGGGAAATCCTGTATTCGTCAAGAATGTGGCTGAAGTGAGAGAAAGCGCGATGCCTCGCGTGGGTCAAGCCGGTTTTGGAAAGAATGATGATGTGGTAGCAGGAACCATCGTGATGCGCAAAGGTGAAAATCCAAGAGAGGTATTGACTGCTGTAAAAGCAAAAATAGATGAGCTTAACAACAAAATCCTCCCCAAGGACGTCAAGATGCAAACTTTTTATGACCGTGACAACCTCATGGATTTCACGACACATACCGTTATGCATAACTTGATCGAAGGTATTGTGCTTGTCACCTTGATGGTACTGCTCTTTATGGCAGACTGGCGCACCACAGTTATTGTTTCCATTATCATACCACTCGCCTTACTTTTTGCTTTTCTATGCCTTAAACTAGCCGGAATGAGTGCCAATCTGCTTTCTTTGGGCGCGGTAGACTTCGGTATTATTATCGACGGTGCCGTGGTTATGGTGGAAGGGATATTTGTCATGCTGGACCATAAGGCACACAAACTTGGCATGGAAAAATTCAACAAGATGGCCAAAGCTGGCTGGATCAAACAGACAGGAACGGGATTGGGAAAAGCCATCTTTTTTTCCAAACTGATTATCATTACCTCATTGATTCCTATTTTTTCCTTCCAGAAGGTAGAGGGAAAGATGTTTGCGCCACTAGCCTTCACCCTAGGTTTTGCCTTATTGGGAGCGCTGCTTTTTACCTTAACGCTCGTTCCAGCTTTATCACATATTCTGCTCAATAAAAATGTGCGGGAGCGCCACAATCCTTTTGTGGAATTCTGGAATAGCGTCGTCGCTAAAGGATTTGGTTTCACGTTTAGAAACAAACGTCTGAGCATGATCCTCGCAATTACTTTATTGGCGGTAGTCTTGTTTTCAGCAAAATTTTTAGGAACAGAATTTTTACCGACATTAAACGAAGGATCCCTTTGGGTTACTGCCGAGATGCCTATGAGTACTTCTTTACGTGAATCGGTTAAAACAACCAAACTATTAAAAAGTACGTTGGAAACCTTCCCTGAGGTCACTGGTGTACTCTCCCAAACTGGACGGAGCAACGATGGTACAGATCCTAACGGGTTTGGTTTTGTTCAGTTTGCTGTAGCGCTAAAACCCAAAGAAGAATGGACACGCAAGATCACTATGGATCAGCTGATTGATGAAATGGACCACAAACTCAAACAATACCAGGGCATTACTTACAACTACTCACAGCCTATTTCGGATAATGTTGCTGAGGCTGTTGCTGGTTTTAAAGCTGAAAACGGAATCAAGATTTTTGGTGACGACCTAACAACTTTAGACCATCTTGCAAAAGAAGTTTATGCACAAATAAAAGGTATACAAGGAATTAAAGATCCAGGTATTATTCTCAATATTGGCCAGCCCGAAGTGAGTGTGGTATTGGATCGAACCCGTATGGCAGCGTTTAACGTTTTGCCGGCCGATGCACAGGCGGTGCTCGAAATGGCATTCGGAGGAAAAACAGCCTCAATCTTGTACGATGGCGAACGGAAATTCAATATCCGCCTGCGCTACGCTCCCGAATACCGTAAAACAGAAAAAGACATTGCGCAGCTGATGGTTCCCTGTGGTGATGGCACATTGATTCCGTTGAAAAGTATCGCGACCATTGAAAAAGATAACGGTGCTGCTTTTATCTATCGCGACAACATCAAACGCTATATCGGTATTAAATTTTCCATCCGTGACCGTGATTTAGGAAGCACCATTGCAGAAGCACAACAAAAGGTTAGTAAAATTAAGCTTCCGGAAGGGTATTCCATTGGCTGGACTGGGCAATTTGAAAATCAGCAACGTGCTACACACCGTTTAGCTCAGGTGGTTCCGATCAGTCTGGTTGTTATCTTCTTCTTACTGTTCATTTTGTTTGGTAACATCAAAGACTCTTTGCTCGTATTAGCAAACGTTCCTTTTGCACTGATTGGCGGAATTATAGCTTTGCACGTTACAGGTATGAATTTTGGGATATCAGCAGGCGTAGGCATGATTGCATTATTCGGTATATGTATTCAGAATGGAGTTATCCTGATTTCAGAATTTCATCAGAATAAGAAAGATGGACTACCGAATGACCAATCGATCTATAAAGGTGTAAAATCGCGAACAAGACCTGTGGTTATGACAGCATTGATGGCTTCTATAGGACTCTTACCAGCTGCACTATCTACGGGTATCGGTTCGGAATCACAAAAACCACTGGCGATCGTGATCATCGGCGGACTAATCTCAGCAACCATATTGACCTTGCTGGTTTTTCCGATCATCTATGATATCTTCAATAGAAAAGAAAAGATTCAGCAAACAATAGCCGAATAG